The following are encoded together in the Hemicordylus capensis ecotype Gifberg chromosome 4, rHemCap1.1.pri, whole genome shotgun sequence genome:
- the TCFL5 gene encoding transcription factor-like 5 protein: MSDSTPKEPEASSSQAVVTDPAPAPVAEGPTDTSFGEQNLSFTTTDLNLVEMTEIEYTQLQHILYSHMEAQANENEAENRLNLNCFSTNNSANQSQYMSSCNNSQGGFSSNSSGNQSLYPIICQSGLTSDSNFMGPNQCLGHIDFQELRMMLLSESSLPPNQAEKTPNTSSADISAQSFVKVKHSENLGGINKENALGENSASVPESRAKSAVRVRLEDRFNSIQTDLPRCQEAQETGVAINNLVTLIRHPSEVMGVPLHQQQNKCTTLVKNKTAATTTTALQFTCPLFNPNAASPATGNVNPSQTQSSSTSVLEAAKHQDLGLPRAFSICYQQEIEATKQTVGPRNKALPEHVWIKVGGETLCKQTINKRSRSRIHPLDTSIQRKPLGDIQNVCDNQSAGSGQGTWQTAQPTQSAQNGTQGGVSQRRERHNRMERDRRRRIRICCDELNLLVPFCTSDTDKATTLQWTTAFLKYIQERHGDSLKKEFETVFCGKTGRRLKLTRSDPTGTCPAQEITQNSSSMEIK, encoded by the exons ATGTCAGACTCAACTCCCAAAGAGCCAGAAGCTTCCAGCTCTCAGGCTGTTGTTACAGATCCAGCTCCTGCTCCTGTTGCTGAAGGCCCAACGGATACTTCCTTTGGTGAGCAAAACCTTAGCTTCACCACCACAGACCTCAACCTGGTGGAGATGACAGAAATAGAATACACACAACTTCAACATATACTCTATTCCCATATGGAGGCTCAAGCAAATGAAAATGAAGCAGAAAATAGATTAAATTTGAATTGCTTCTCAACCAATAATTCTGCAAATCAGTCACAATACATGTCATCGTGTAATAACAGTCAAGGTGGCTTTTCATCAAACAGCTCTGGAAACCAGTCTCTCTATCCTATTATCTGCCAGTCTGGTTTGACTTCAGACAGCAATTTTATGGGTCCTAATCAATGTCTTGGACATATTGACTTCCAGGAGCTGAGAATGATGTTGCTTAGTGAGTCTAGCCTCCCTCCCAACCAAGCTGAAAAAACACCTAATACTAGCTCTGCAGATATTTCTGCACAGAGTTTCGTAAAAGTTAAACATAGTGAAAACCTGGGTGggataaataaagaaaatgcaCTTGGGGAAAATTCAGCATCAGTTCCTGAATCTAGAGCTAAATCTGCAGTCCGTGTTCGACTGGAAGACAGGTTCAACAGTATCCAGACTGACCTTCCCAGGTGTCAGGAAGCCCAAGAAACTGGAGTGGCCATTAACAA TTTAGTAACCCTTATTCGCCATCCTTCAGAAGTGATGGGTGTTCCTCTCCACCAGCAGCAGAACAAATGTACAACATTAGTGAAAAATAAGACTGCTGCTACAACTACTACTGCATTACAGTTTACATGCCCACTGTTTAACCCAAATGCtgcctctcctgcaactggaaatGTGAACCCTTCACAAACTCAG agctcttCAACCTCTGTTTTGGAAGCAGCCAAACATCAAGACCTTGGATTGCCTCGAGCTTTTTCTATCTGTTACCAGCAGGAAATTGAAGCAACAAAACAAACAGTTGGGCCTAGAAATAAGGCACTGCCTGAACATGTCTGGATTAAAGTAGGAG gagaGACTTTATGTAAGCAGACCATAAACAAAAGGAGTCGCAGTCGAATACACCCCTTGGACACCAGTATACAGCGCAAACCTCTTGGTGACATTCAAAATGTATGTGATAACCAAAGTGCTGGTTCAGGCCAGGGTACTTGGCAAACTGCGCAGCCAACCCAGAGTGCACAAAATGGAACCCAAGGTGGTGTCTCTCAGCGCCGTGAGAGGCATAACCGGATGGAACGAGACCGAAG GCGCAGAATCCGGATTTGTTGCGATGAACTGAATCTTCTGGTTCCATTTTGCACTTCAGATACTGATAAGGCAACAACTTTACAATGGACAACAGCATTTCTAAAATACATTCAGGAACGGCATGGAGATTCCTTGAAAAAG gaatttgaGACTGTATTCTGTGGTAAAACAGGCAGAAGACTAAAATTAACAAGATCAGATCCAACAGGCACATGTCCAGCCCAGGAGATTACACAGAACAGTTCATCTATGGAGATTAAATAA